A genomic stretch from Nerophis ophidion isolate RoL-2023_Sa linkage group LG14, RoL_Noph_v1.0, whole genome shotgun sequence includes:
- the LOC133568476 gene encoding uncharacterized protein KIAA0040 homolog, protein MAEPPTESIHHFFNQLWSFVEEKHKEGVHNTVCLVVLLTLPLLVLLTTLLVCCHCCCCRHANRCCCRCAGEGGGCQTAALESKIKNKKKKNSNNNEDLWISVKTGQMTPDRVALPME, encoded by the coding sequence ATGGCGGAACCTCCTACAGAGAGCATCCACCACTTCTTCAACCAGCTGTGGAGCTTTGTGGAGGAGAAACACAAGGAAGGTGTCCACAACACCGTCTGCCTGGTGGTCCTCCTCACTCTCCCACTCCTGGTCCTTCTCACCACCTTGCTGGTGTGCTGCCACTGCTGCTGCTGTCGCCATGCCAACAGATGCTGCTGTCGATGTGCAGGAGAAGGTGGAGGATGTCAGACTGCAGCGTTGGAATCGAAGATTAagaataagaagaaaaaaaattctaACAATAATGAGGATTTGTGGATTTCGGTCAAGACGGGGCAGATGACACCCGATCGGGTTGCTTTGCCGATGGAGTag